The following coding sequences lie in one Alicyclobacillus curvatus genomic window:
- a CDS encoding FUSC family protein — protein sequence MNQNLLSMTTNEKSQGFLARTAVVWKTAVGSVIAWEGARLTGSNHPYLAPLTLILCLQVTIGQSLRFALYRTVGTVLGVVMVGLLAIDIPITAWALGLALLVCTAILKMLKFNDLLIHQAALSILFVLYFENQSTGYAWDRVKDTLVGAAVALIFVIVLVPPNEMNQAKKQLQTLTRDMSDILRRAAAAITLNDFNTTRFDVTETLDGLFTAIEQVQQTANLARTSIPFNLYANRQQLNRLQVDVHRLQHVFIHYAALMKAIAAEASNLTADLRKSWSQWLERVAEAIEDTLKTNLPGLGDNAAVTKLQGELENLHPESAAYQAQMLIQSLYFEGHFTGEHYFLK from the coding sequence ATGAATCAAAACCTCTTGTCGATGACTACAAATGAAAAAAGTCAAGGGTTCCTGGCCCGCACGGCGGTGGTATGGAAAACCGCTGTCGGTTCTGTAATCGCGTGGGAAGGGGCACGACTAACCGGATCGAATCACCCGTATCTTGCTCCCCTAACGCTCATTCTGTGTCTACAAGTCACCATCGGCCAATCGCTGCGGTTTGCGCTCTACAGAACCGTCGGCACCGTGCTCGGCGTCGTGATGGTAGGCCTGCTTGCAATCGACATTCCCATTACAGCCTGGGCACTTGGATTGGCACTCCTCGTCTGTACAGCCATCTTGAAAATGTTGAAGTTCAATGACTTGTTAATCCACCAAGCAGCACTAAGCATCCTGTTTGTGCTGTATTTCGAAAATCAATCGACAGGATACGCGTGGGACCGGGTGAAGGACACGCTGGTAGGTGCTGCAGTGGCACTGATATTTGTCATCGTGCTGGTTCCACCAAACGAAATGAATCAGGCAAAGAAACAGTTGCAGACCCTCACCAGAGACATGTCGGACATCTTGCGGCGGGCGGCTGCTGCAATCACCCTCAACGACTTCAATACAACGCGCTTTGATGTCACAGAGACCCTTGATGGTTTATTCACGGCAATCGAGCAAGTCCAACAAACGGCGAACCTGGCAAGGACAAGCATACCCTTTAACCTCTACGCAAACCGGCAACAACTGAATCGACTTCAGGTGGACGTTCATCGACTGCAACACGTGTTTATCCATTACGCGGCGCTAATGAAAGCAATCGCGGCAGAGGCATCGAACTTGACGGCTGACCTTCGTAAGTCTTGGAGCCAGTGGCTTGAGCGCGTTGCGGAGGCCATCGAGGACACGCTCAAGACAAACCTGCCAGGTCTCGGAGATAATGCGGCAGTCACGAAACTGCAGGGCGAGCTAGAAAACCTTCATCCGGAATCCGCTGCTTACCAAGCACAGATGCTCATCCAATCCTTGTACTTCGAAGGACACTTCACAGGCGAGCACTATTTTTTAAAATAG
- a CDS encoding PAS domain S-box protein, giving the protein MKQNRLTFWVQNRVHHRMSPSFRVVLLYIAIGIVWLTVSVPLIWKFGWRPQMLKMLRILYFVVSGFILYLILKRERKLADSRHDYTRLLSHLLEPVLIHQDGLIVNANLHAVQALEASCEDELVGMPILDVVHPDYRAVVQKRIHDLETGRSTKLLEEKFVTLKGTIMDVEISGIPITFRGQPAIMVIFRDITERNHQQAMSHASERRLRTLIDAMPDQICFVDDEGRWIEANSMILRSVGIDSGVFRGKTAQELAEVCDPRYRELFLQNADYAPETYKTVTRFDYEYTRPDGELAAFEITRVPVERDDGSTLGLVVIVRDVTESRLSTLRLKESEQRYRSLFENDGDMVVSLGIDGSILSANPSTEHTLGYTANEIIGIHYRELVASDFRETSYERFLQGIQGGPQVTTTRLIHKDGRLIDVHEKKIPIVFDGTVAGFFCIVRDVTRQKAAEELLIKSERLSAVGQMAAGIAHEIRNPLTVLKGFVQLMQSPGSGNGFYLDVMKGEFERIEMILNELLVFAKPTERLLERYDCAHLVEDVIHLMTPEANLRNIVISQWVTSGSHDILCEKNRIKQVLVNVVKNAIEAMTQGGDIVVGIRIQNEQTVSIFVRDNGPGIAADEIMRIGEPFYTTKDTGTGLGLMVSRKIVEAHQGVLNIYSTQGKGTEVEILIPRVAYSDDEKSAVL; this is encoded by the coding sequence TTGAAGCAAAACAGACTTACGTTCTGGGTGCAAAACCGTGTGCATCACCGAATGTCGCCATCGTTTCGAGTCGTACTTTTATATATCGCGATTGGTATCGTGTGGTTGACTGTCTCGGTGCCTCTGATTTGGAAGTTTGGGTGGCGACCACAGATGCTGAAGATGTTGAGAATTTTGTATTTTGTGGTCTCAGGATTCATCCTCTATCTGATATTAAAGCGAGAACGGAAGCTTGCTGACAGCAGACATGACTACACCCGGTTGCTGAGTCACCTGCTGGAACCGGTGCTCATTCATCAGGACGGTTTGATTGTGAATGCAAATTTGCATGCGGTACAGGCGTTGGAAGCTAGTTGCGAGGACGAATTGGTTGGCATGCCGATTCTAGATGTTGTTCACCCTGATTATCGCGCTGTCGTACAAAAACGTATCCACGATTTAGAAACGGGAAGATCAACAAAACTCTTGGAGGAGAAATTTGTTACGCTCAAAGGTACTATCATGGACGTGGAGATATCTGGAATACCCATAACGTTTCGAGGTCAGCCTGCCATCATGGTGATTTTCCGCGATATTACGGAACGCAATCATCAACAAGCCATGAGTCATGCAAGCGAACGCCGACTGCGAACACTGATTGACGCAATGCCAGACCAAATCTGTTTTGTGGACGATGAGGGACGGTGGATAGAGGCCAACAGCATGATTCTTCGGTCAGTTGGGATTGACAGTGGAGTATTTCGGGGTAAGACAGCACAGGAGTTAGCGGAGGTTTGTGATCCCCGATATCGTGAGTTGTTCCTGCAGAACGCTGACTATGCGCCAGAGACGTACAAGACCGTCACACGGTTTGACTATGAATACACTCGACCAGACGGTGAACTTGCTGCCTTTGAAATCACACGGGTTCCAGTCGAAAGAGACGATGGTTCAACACTCGGTCTCGTTGTGATAGTACGGGATGTCACGGAATCACGGCTCTCCACCCTGCGACTTAAGGAGAGCGAACAGCGATACCGCTCATTATTCGAAAACGATGGCGACATGGTCGTCTCTCTAGGTATTGATGGCAGTATTTTGTCGGCAAATCCGTCCACAGAGCACACCCTCGGATACACGGCCAACGAGATTATCGGTATCCATTACCGAGAACTTGTGGCATCGGACTTTCGCGAGACCTCGTACGAGCGCTTTCTTCAAGGGATTCAGGGAGGCCCACAAGTAACGACGACTCGGCTAATTCACAAAGATGGGCGGCTCATTGACGTTCACGAGAAAAAGATCCCGATTGTTTTTGATGGCACAGTCGCTGGATTTTTCTGTATCGTCCGGGATGTTACCCGCCAGAAGGCAGCAGAGGAACTGCTGATTAAATCGGAACGCCTCTCGGCTGTTGGACAGATGGCTGCCGGCATCGCACATGAAATTCGTAACCCCCTGACCGTGCTGAAAGGTTTTGTCCAACTGATGCAGTCTCCGGGGTCGGGAAATGGATTTTATCTAGACGTTATGAAGGGTGAATTTGAGAGAATCGAAATGATTTTGAATGAACTCTTAGTGTTTGCCAAACCGACAGAGCGATTATTGGAGCGATACGACTGCGCACATCTGGTTGAAGACGTTATTCATCTGATGACTCCAGAGGCCAATCTGCGAAACATTGTCATTTCGCAATGGGTGACGTCTGGGTCGCACGATATCTTATGCGAAAAAAACCGCATTAAACAAGTCCTTGTGAATGTGGTAAAGAATGCCATTGAAGCGATGACGCAAGGTGGCGACATTGTTGTTGGCATTCGAATACAAAACGAGCAGACCGTCTCCATCTTTGTACGGGATAACGGTCCTGGAATTGCGGCTGATGAGATAATGCGTATTGGTGAGCCGTTTTATACGACCAAGGACACGGGGACTGGACTCGGTTTGATGGTGAGCCGAAAGATTGTGGAGGCCCATCAGGGTGTGTTGAACATCTACAGTACGCAAGGGAAAGGAACAGAGGTCGAAATTCTCATTCCGAGAGTGGCATATTCGGATGATGAAAAAAGTGCAGTTCTATGA
- the thiM gene encoding hydroxyethylthiazole kinase, which yields MKPGQWLMKVRDTRPLVHNITNVVVTNVAANTLLAIGASPVMAYAHEEVADMAKIAQALALNMGTLTPDVITAMRLAGTAANASGVPVVFDPVGVGATPYRNEAAQTIASSLQLRVLRGNSGEIGLMLGSGGEVTGVDSAGASADLPAAMKTYAKQHQTVVVATGEADLVTDGYTLWRLTNGHPLLSAITGSGCSLTALIGAFVGVVDKDSPLETYAEAVVAAITCFNVAGERAAQVAQGPGSFQSALFDALYQLTADAVDGAAKIEQMV from the coding sequence ATGAAACCTGGGCAGTGGTTGATGAAAGTGCGCGACACTCGTCCCTTAGTACATAACATCACAAATGTGGTGGTTACAAATGTGGCTGCCAACACACTCTTGGCGATTGGCGCTTCACCAGTGATGGCATATGCCCATGAAGAGGTTGCCGACATGGCCAAAATCGCACAAGCGCTCGCGCTCAACATGGGTACTCTGACACCCGATGTCATCACAGCGATGCGATTGGCGGGGACAGCGGCCAACGCGTCAGGAGTTCCAGTAGTGTTCGATCCCGTTGGCGTTGGCGCAACCCCTTACCGCAACGAGGCAGCGCAGACGATTGCGTCTTCTCTTCAACTGAGGGTCCTGCGCGGAAACTCGGGGGAGATTGGATTGATGCTAGGCAGCGGGGGTGAAGTGACCGGTGTTGACTCTGCCGGGGCCAGTGCAGATTTGCCGGCAGCCATGAAGACATACGCCAAACAGCATCAGACTGTGGTGGTGGCCACAGGTGAAGCGGACCTTGTCACGGACGGGTATACGCTCTGGCGATTGACCAATGGGCATCCGCTGCTCTCTGCCATTACAGGTTCAGGGTGCTCGCTGACCGCTCTCATTGGTGCATTTGTGGGCGTGGTCGATAAGGACAGTCCCTTAGAGACATACGCGGAGGCAGTTGTCGCAGCCATTACGTGCTTTAATGTGGCGGGTGAACGAGCGGCCCAAGTGGCGCAGGGCCCTGGCAGCTTTCAGTCAGCTCTGTTCGATGCCTTATATCAACTCACCGCAGACGCAGTCGACGGGGCCGCCAAAATTGAACAGATGGTCTGA
- the thiE gene encoding thiamine phosphate synthase, translated as MYRGNALKDALAVYLVTDERSSINDCLRVVRQALEGGATTVQLRRKHDDGRILVQMGQAIRDMTREYHALYIVNDRVDIALITDADGVHVGQSDIAYADVRSLLGKEKVIGVSVSTIAEADEALAKGADYLGVGSVFPTRSKSDADLCGIAGLREIANLARRYGTRRTPTVAIGGITAANASEVLGAGADGLAVVSAIMQADNPADAARNFRQLFS; from the coding sequence ATGTATCGCGGGAATGCGCTGAAAGATGCACTCGCCGTGTATTTGGTGACCGATGAGCGCTCAAGTATTAATGACTGCTTGCGCGTCGTCCGCCAGGCGCTCGAAGGTGGTGCAACAACCGTTCAACTGCGACGCAAGCACGACGATGGCCGCATTCTGGTCCAGATGGGGCAGGCCATCCGGGATATGACGAGAGAGTACCATGCCCTCTATATCGTGAATGACAGGGTGGACATCGCGCTCATCACGGACGCGGATGGTGTGCATGTGGGTCAATCCGACATCGCGTACGCAGATGTGCGAAGCCTTCTGGGAAAGGAGAAGGTCATCGGCGTTTCCGTCAGCACGATTGCGGAAGCAGACGAAGCACTTGCAAAAGGTGCTGATTACCTTGGTGTAGGGTCTGTGTTTCCTACCCGTTCGAAATCGGATGCGGACCTCTGCGGCATTGCTGGATTGCGTGAGATAGCAAACCTCGCTCGCAGGTATGGGACAAGGCGGACACCTACTGTGGCAATCGGCGGTATTACCGCCGCAAACGCATCCGAGGTCCTCGGCGCCGGAGCAGACGGACTGGCTGTCGTATCAGCCATCATGCAGGCAGACAATCCGGCAGATGCAGCACGCAACTTCCGCCAACTGTTTTCGTGA